Genomic segment of Myxococcus stipitatus:
TGGAGGCGGGCCTCAGCGGCGCGCGGGCGCCGGACATCTCCTTCGTGGGCTTCAGCATGGCCCTGTCCATGGAGGCCTGTCTGGCGGGCCCGCTGGACTTCGAGGCGCGCGTGCAGGCGACGCCCTTCCCCTACCGCCAGGTGGACGCGAGCGCCGCGCTGGCCTTGCACCTGGGCGCGGTGGTGCTGCGCGGTGGCTACCGCGGCATGTTGTTGGATGACGCGGGCCACGTGGATGGCATTGCCCACCGCGACACGTTCCACGGCCCCTTCGCGGGACTGGGCCTCAGCTTCTGAGCTGATTCCAGACAGACAGCGAAAGAAGACACCACCGGCCTCGGTCTGGGACCCCACTCCCGGCCGAGGCCTTCGCCGTCTTCAGGATGTCGAGTCGTGGGTCCTGTGCACTTGTCGCGCGACGCGCTGACCACGTTCGCACAGGAGCGATTGGCCAACGCCCCGCCGCCCCCGCGGACCATGGCCGCCAGCGCCCTCCGGCCTTTCAATGTCGCTCCCCGTTATCCCTGTCCGCCAATCAGGAAGAGGAGTGGACCTTGCCATCACCGAAGGCCGTGTTGGGCCCGTTGCTCACCGCCACCCTCTTGTTGGGCGCTCCTCACGCGGAGGCCCGCTTCGGCAAGCGCTCCAGTCCCTCCTCGTCGACGGGCAGCCCGTCCTCGCCACAAGGCCCCTCGCGCGGCTCCTCCAGCCGCTCCGGGCGCACCCATCCCGCCACCGCCATCGGCCAGGAGCACGAGGCCCCTCGGGGGGACGCGCCCCGACAGAGGTCCAGGCCCGGACCAAGCCCCGTGAGTGGCGTCCTCGTGGGCCCGGGGGCGAGCGCCGCCGCCACATCGCCCAGGCTGTCCGCCACCTCCCGCGTGGAGCGCAAGCGCGATGAGCCCGTGCCGCTCCTCGTGCGCCTGGGCGTGCAGGGCGACGTCATCAAGGAAGGCGGCTCCATGAGCCTCTTCATGGCGCTGGAGGGGCGGCGCATGGGATTGGACACACGCATCACCGGCATGACGCTCGAGCCGGAGGACGGCGCCAACCCCCACGGCAAGAAGGACCGCATCACGCTCTTGAGCGCCCGCGTGACGGCGGCGCTGTGGGCCAGCTCCCGGGGCCGCATGCGCGTGGAGGCGGGCCTGACGAGCGCCCACGCCCCTCACGTCATCTTCGTGGGCCCCAGCTTCGGCGCCTCCGCGGAGGCGTGTGTCGGCCGCTCGCCCCTGGACATCGAGGTGCGGCTGAACGCCACGCCCTTCCCGCACCGGCAGGTGGACCTCCAGGCGGGCATGGCCCTGCACCTGAGCGCCTTCAACGTGCGCGGCGGCTGGCGCGCGCTGTACCTCAACGACGCCGGACACGTGGACGGCGTCGAGAACGAGGAGAGCCTCGTGGGCCCGTACCTGGGCGTGGGCCTGACGTTCTGACCGCACGTCCGTGACGCTCGCGCGCGGTGGCGGGTCACGCCGCGCGCGCACCACGGGCCGGAGCCGCTCGACACGCGAGCCCCGGCCCTCGTCTCCTCAGTCGTCCGACGCCGCGGCCATGGGCACCGAGCTGCTCCCACCGCCGATGTCCGCCACCGTGGTGAGCCCCGGGCCGCGCTTCCCGCTCCCCCGGCGCTTGGGCGGCGGCGCCAGCTTCGGCTCTGAGCCGAACAGCCGCTCGTACGTCTCCGGCCCGTTGATGTTCACAATCACGCCCGGGTCCTTCATGGGCACACGCCGCACCTTCATGCCCTTGAGCACCGCCTCCAGCTGGTCGCCGTCCGCCGCGCGCAGCCGCTCCGCGGACGCACGCGACATCATCACCGGCCAGCCGGCGGCCCCCTCGAACTCGGGGCGCAGGGCCTCTTCAGCGTCTCCCATCAACTTGAGCAACGACTTCACGGTGGTGGCCCGGAGCGCGGGCATGTCCACGGGGTGCAACAGCACCACGTCCGCCCCCGCCTCCAGCGCCGCGTCCAGCCCCACCTTCACCGACGCCATCTGGCTGTCCCGCCACTGTTCGGACTCCACCAGGTCCAGCCCCGGATGCTGCTCGCGCACGGCCTCCGCGTCCTTCCCCACGACACCCAGCACCTGACAGCTCGCCTTTCCAAAGGTCGACGCCAGCGACTGAAGGAAGCTCTTGTCTCCTTCGTGCAGGATGAGCGCCTTGGGGTGGGCCATCCGCCGGGCCTCGCCCGATGCGAGGATGATCGCCACTGCCTTCATACCAAGCCTCCTCCGTCCCCCGGGGAATCGAGTGCCAAGCTGGCCCGGGGCCACCGGAAACAGGCTGTGACCTCCGCGTGGGATTTTGAGCCCACCCCTCGGTGCGAGCCGTCAGCCAGCCCCCAGTCACTTCGCGCGCCACCTCGCGGCCCCTTCGCCCACAAGAGCGCCCGCTCGCTCGTCCGCACCCACCCCGACTCCGGTGGGGACTCAGTGCAGCCACCGGTGTGGCGCCGGGGCCAGGGGCTCGGCGGTCTTTTCTTCCGTCTCCACCCGGGCGCGAGCGGTCAGAATTTCAGCCAACCTCGCCAAGGGGGCAAAGCCAGACAACCGGTGCAGCTCCTGCTGCGACACCTGGCCCAACCACGCACCGTCGCGCCCGTCCACGACGGGGAGCACGTGCACGCCGTGGCGGTGCATGACCTGGAGCGCCGAGAGCACGGTGTCCTCGGGGAACAGCGTCACGGCATGTGAAACAAGCAAATCGAACTCGGAGCTGCGGCACATCGACACGGAGGCCTCCGGAAGGCAGGCGCCAGGCGCGGATGAAACATCCCGTAGCAAGGGCCTTGCCGGGCCTCGCCCAGGATTTGTTCGCTGACACACAACCCCGGACGGTGGCTCACCGATAATCCCCCTGGCGCAGCGTCCCCCCTTCGATGCGTCCCAGTGGAGACCCTCCGATGAGCATCAA
This window contains:
- a CDS encoding nucleotidyltransferase family protein; this translates as MKAVAIILASGEARRMAHPKALILHEGDKSFLQSLASTFGKASCQVLGVVGKDAEAVREQHPGLDLVESEQWRDSQMASVKVGLDAALEAGADVVLLHPVDMPALRATTVKSLLKLMGDAEEALRPEFEGAAGWPVMMSRASAERLRAADGDQLEAVLKGMKVRRVPMKDPGVIVNINGPETYERLFGSEPKLAPPPKRRGSGKRGPGLTTVADIGGGSSSVPMAAASDD
- a CDS encoding CBS domain-containing protein, with the protein product MCRSSEFDLLVSHAVTLFPEDTVLSALQVMHRHGVHVLPVVDGRDGAWLGQVSQQELHRLSGFAPLARLAEILTARARVETEEKTAEPLAPAPHRWLH